In the genome of Bradyrhizobium arachidis, one region contains:
- a CDS encoding DUF6894 family protein, which produces MARYYFDLLDEEGLVVDEEGLEFTDMEGVEREATQAMTDAARESLHRPIKPGEAAIEVRDDTGPVMRVRFTIEIERLRKQ; this is translated from the coding sequence ATGGCGCGCTACTACTTCGATCTGCTCGACGAAGAGGGCCTTGTCGTTGACGAGGAAGGCTTGGAGTTCACGGACATGGAGGGCGTAGAGCGGGAAGCCACGCAAGCCATGACCGACGCGGCCCGAGAAAGCTTGCACCGTCCTATCAAACCCGGCGAGGCCGCCATTGAGGTCCGCGACGATACCGGTCCGGTCATGCGGGTACGCTTCACAATCGAGATCGAACGCCTGAGGAAGCAGTGA
- a CDS encoding NAD(P)-binding domain-containing protein produces MSVSQLTKRVRRELTYLDYPAREWTVPRFKDGVPVLDVLIVGGGQSGLGIAFGLRLERITNFRIIDRRRRGFEGPWRSFARMKQLRTPKEVTGIDFGIPSLTVRAWYEEKFGRQAWGRIDTLHQGLWRAYLDWYRDVLALPVENDVELLLIEPVDDIFLAHLRRSDGIERVHARKIVLATGFDGSGSWRAPKSLVAHLSADLYAHSADDIDFRKLAGKRIGILGAGASAFDNAALALEAGAAQVDLCFRRSEMPRVNPLTWMNFSGMLGHFGELADLDRWRFMRRILEELAVPPTQDSYWRCRRFENFAWHSDCGWSVVDDAGGIARARSGDRSFDFDFVIFANGVEMDLSARPELALFHEEIALWRDRFKPPPGEESESLARYPYLGKAFEFVERRRGAAPFLRGLHNFTFGAMLSHGISGAAITGIKYGVRRLVNCIARELFCEEAAAYYRDLLSYQTPELRTLDSAFVWLSQLGRDVVNPDSLANQLDQVRIATLGDSLPRSMPQHDSASAKSGRVARTKRTQRPSQLGKKKRR; encoded by the coding sequence ATGAGCGTCTCCCAACTCACGAAGCGCGTTCGGCGCGAGCTAACTTATTTGGACTATCCCGCTCGGGAGTGGACCGTCCCCCGATTCAAGGACGGCGTGCCAGTTCTCGACGTGCTGATTGTCGGCGGTGGACAGAGCGGCTTGGGAATTGCCTTCGGATTGAGGCTTGAGCGTATAACAAACTTCAGGATCATTGATCGTCGCCGGCGTGGTTTTGAAGGGCCCTGGCGAAGTTTCGCTCGGATGAAACAGCTGCGCACGCCGAAAGAGGTGACTGGCATTGATTTCGGTATTCCAAGTCTAACGGTGCGGGCTTGGTACGAGGAAAAATTTGGGAGGCAAGCATGGGGGCGGATAGATACGCTCCATCAAGGACTATGGCGAGCCTATCTGGATTGGTACCGCGACGTCTTGGCTCTCCCGGTCGAAAACGATGTAGAGTTGTTGCTGATTGAGCCCGTGGATGACATCTTCCTTGCTCATCTCCGTCGTTCTGACGGGATCGAGCGGGTGCATGCAAGAAAGATCGTTCTAGCAACGGGCTTTGACGGGAGCGGCAGCTGGCGGGCTCCTAAGTCACTTGTTGCTCATTTGTCGGCAGATCTCTATGCGCATTCAGCCGATGATATCGATTTTCGCAAGCTTGCGGGAAAGCGCATCGGTATTCTCGGTGCCGGTGCATCGGCCTTCGACAACGCAGCCCTAGCACTTGAGGCGGGTGCCGCCCAAGTAGATCTATGCTTCCGCCGTTCGGAAATGCCTCGAGTCAATCCACTCACCTGGATGAACTTTTCTGGTATGCTGGGCCATTTCGGCGAACTGGCGGACTTGGATCGCTGGCGATTTATGCGCCGCATTCTCGAGGAACTCGCGGTCCCGCCCACACAGGACTCCTACTGGCGGTGTCGCAGGTTTGAGAATTTTGCCTGGCACTCCGACTGCGGATGGAGTGTCGTCGACGATGCAGGCGGTATCGCAAGAGCCCGAAGTGGAGATCGCAGCTTTGATTTCGATTTCGTTATTTTTGCAAACGGAGTCGAGATGGATCTCTCGGCACGTCCGGAGCTTGCCCTCTTTCATGAAGAGATTGCTCTTTGGCGCGACCGCTTCAAGCCTCCACCCGGCGAGGAAAGCGAGTCGCTCGCGCGCTATCCATATTTGGGCAAAGCCTTTGAATTCGTGGAGCGACGCCGCGGCGCCGCTCCGTTCTTGCGCGGATTACACAACTTTACCTTCGGAGCGATGCTGAGCCATGGCATTTCGGGAGCCGCCATCACCGGCATAAAGTACGGAGTGCGGCGGCTCGTAAACTGTATCGCGCGAGAACTGTTTTGCGAAGAGGCGGCTGCATATTACAGAGATCTGCTGTCATACCAGACGCCTGAACTGCGCACCCTTGACAGTGCATTTGTCTGGTTGAGCCAGCTTGGCCGTGATGTCGTCAATCCCGACAGCCTCGCCAATCAGCTCGATCAAGTTCGGATTGCAACGCTGGGTGACTCATTGCCGCGATCAATGCCCCAGCATGACTCGGCGTCGGCAAAGTCCGGTCGGGTCGCGCGCACGAAACGCACCCAGCGGCCGTCGCAACTTGGGAAGAAAAAGCGGCGGTGA
- a CDS encoding AAA family ATPase: MFIANAIDCDVLPQLTELDFEKIGIPLGDRKRLMSGLSALPSSAPSPVGNAAVAPYAERRHLTVMICDLVDSTALAARLDPEDMGAVIDAYHAACARITRSYDGFLADFRGDGILAYFGYPIAHEDDPERTVRAALDIIAAVARLETRAGEPLAVRIGIATGMVVVGDLGGEGKLREHSVVGGAPNVAARVQALVEPNTVVVADSTRRLLTDIFDLRDLGAHQLKGISAPVNAWVVQGLLASKSRFEAVRPAELSYLIGRNSELEFLLERQDLAWAGEGQIVLISGEPGIGKSRLATTLTERAGKHQSHLQFRYQCSPYHANSALHPVVEQLERSAGFKAEDTAEKRLDKLESLLALRGPDVETVAPLFAALLSIPFEGRYPALQLSPAQQRRRTLAALLDHFEIRSRKQPILLLIEDAHWADDTTLELLDLIVERARLLPMLVLVTFRPEFEAPWTGLSNVRSLTLGRLNPNDVKDVATQVANGRALPTDVMKQIITKTDGNPLFVEELTKAVLEAGILVEDQDRYQLGSPLPPFAIPETLHDSLMARLDRLHSVKEIAQIGATIGRDFSYCLIRAVVAREETRLQQSLSELEQAGLIFRQGDLPDAVYTFKHALVRDAAYQSLLKRRRRQLHAQIAHVIEQDFQIAAVNDPEILAHHFTEAGLFEQATDYWLKAGKRALGRSSNAEAVKHLAQGLELIQQLRSSPQRDRKELDFYLALGPAVAATEGDAAPETSRVFSRARALLGESATLEERMTILWGNYLAHSIRAEYSTALEDARHCLALAAEYDHPGVSVLATRFIGQTLHCTGAFADARNHLERALSLCSTNPTTISTYRRFGVDDAVNSLAWLSSTLLVLGYPEQSATIVEQTETLARTRQQSFTTALALGNIVILGIIGGDARRALAHADEAISLSVEHEFAAIERRARFFRGALLAQAGDLQTGIDLMRSALAATYRNSERGRRTFYLGQLALAHAKLGEPEIGLRLLDEGVQLAQATGERFFEAELYRLRGTINLELGRRDQAEAELQRSVTIARQQQARWWELRASICLARHWINKGRYFEARSLINPVYTWFTEGRDTPDLKDARTLVEELSSVSGLEGEPDHGNC; this comes from the coding sequence TTGTTCATCGCGAACGCCATAGATTGCGATGTGTTGCCACAATTAACGGAACTCGACTTCGAAAAGATCGGTATCCCGCTCGGCGACCGGAAGCGCCTCATGAGCGGATTAAGTGCACTTCCTTCCAGCGCTCCCTCACCCGTCGGGAACGCTGCAGTTGCGCCGTACGCGGAACGCCGCCATCTCACGGTGATGATCTGCGACTTAGTCGATTCGACCGCCTTGGCGGCGCGGCTTGACCCGGAAGATATGGGAGCAGTCATCGATGCCTATCACGCCGCTTGTGCTCGTATAACGCGCTCCTACGACGGCTTTCTCGCGGACTTTCGCGGGGACGGCATCCTTGCTTATTTCGGCTATCCCATTGCACACGAGGACGATCCCGAACGAACGGTCAGAGCGGCACTGGATATCATTGCTGCTGTCGCCCGGCTTGAAACGCGCGCAGGAGAACCGCTTGCCGTACGCATCGGCATCGCCACCGGAATGGTGGTCGTAGGCGACCTCGGCGGCGAGGGCAAACTTCGGGAGCATTCCGTGGTTGGAGGAGCTCCTAATGTCGCGGCTCGCGTGCAGGCGTTGGTCGAGCCGAATACGGTGGTCGTCGCGGACTCGACGCGCCGTCTTCTTACCGACATCTTTGATCTTCGCGATTTGGGCGCCCACCAGCTCAAGGGCATCAGCGCGCCCGTTAACGCGTGGGTCGTTCAGGGCCTTTTGGCTTCCAAGAGCCGCTTTGAAGCGGTACGTCCGGCAGAGCTCAGCTATCTCATTGGCCGAAATTCTGAGTTGGAGTTCTTGTTGGAACGTCAGGATTTAGCTTGGGCCGGCGAAGGCCAGATCGTCCTCATCTCCGGCGAGCCGGGTATAGGCAAATCGCGGCTTGCAACGACTCTAACCGAACGTGCAGGCAAGCATCAATCACATCTGCAATTTCGTTATCAATGTTCTCCTTATCACGCCAATAGTGCACTTCATCCGGTGGTCGAGCAATTGGAGAGAAGCGCGGGGTTTAAGGCGGAGGATACAGCCGAGAAGCGGCTTGATAAACTGGAATCGCTGCTCGCTTTGAGAGGACCAGACGTTGAAACCGTCGCACCACTATTTGCCGCGTTGCTTTCGATCCCATTCGAAGGTCGTTATCCGGCACTGCAGCTAAGTCCCGCACAACAACGTCGACGCACCCTCGCCGCGCTGCTTGATCACTTCGAGATCCGTTCGCGCAAACAGCCGATCCTCTTGCTCATCGAGGATGCTCACTGGGCTGACGACACTACGCTCGAACTGCTCGACCTCATCGTAGAGCGAGCCCGTCTGCTCCCTATGCTTGTTCTGGTTACCTTTCGACCAGAGTTTGAGGCTCCTTGGACGGGTCTTTCAAATGTCAGAAGCTTGACGTTAGGACGGCTCAACCCCAACGACGTCAAAGATGTGGCCACTCAGGTGGCCAATGGCCGCGCGCTTCCGACCGACGTGATGAAACAGATCATAACAAAGACAGACGGGAATCCGCTTTTTGTAGAGGAGCTCACAAAGGCTGTTCTCGAAGCAGGCATTCTGGTTGAAGATCAAGACCGTTACCAACTCGGGAGTCCGTTACCGCCTTTCGCCATCCCAGAAACCCTTCACGATTCCCTCATGGCTCGGCTCGACCGCCTGCACTCAGTGAAGGAGATCGCCCAAATCGGCGCCACCATCGGTCGTGACTTTTCCTATTGCTTGATACGAGCTGTGGTCGCTCGAGAGGAAACACGTTTGCAGCAGTCCCTCTCTGAACTTGAGCAGGCAGGGCTCATTTTCCGCCAAGGTGACTTGCCGGATGCGGTGTACACGTTCAAGCACGCATTGGTGAGAGATGCAGCTTATCAAAGTTTGCTGAAAAGGCGGCGGCGGCAACTCCATGCTCAGATAGCGCACGTCATCGAGCAAGACTTCCAGATAGCCGCCGTGAACGATCCTGAAATCCTTGCACACCATTTCACCGAAGCTGGCCTGTTTGAACAGGCTACGGATTATTGGCTTAAGGCCGGAAAGCGTGCGCTCGGCCGGTCCTCCAATGCGGAGGCAGTAAAGCATCTGGCGCAAGGGCTGGAGCTGATCCAACAGCTGCGGAGCTCGCCACAACGCGATCGCAAGGAACTTGATTTCTATCTGGCTCTTGGGCCTGCAGTCGCTGCGACTGAGGGCGATGCCGCGCCTGAGACGTCGCGGGTCTTCTCGCGGGCTCGCGCGCTGCTTGGCGAAAGTGCCACCCTAGAAGAGCGAATGACGATCCTGTGGGGCAATTACCTAGCCCACAGCATTCGCGCTGAGTACAGCACGGCGCTCGAGGACGCCCGCCACTGCCTTGCGTTAGCCGCAGAGTATGATCATCCTGGCGTCTCCGTCCTAGCCACACGCTTTATTGGACAGACGCTGCATTGCACTGGCGCGTTCGCCGACGCGCGCAACCACTTGGAGCGAGCCCTCTCGTTGTGTTCAACCAATCCAACCACGATATCGACCTATCGCCGGTTCGGAGTCGATGACGCGGTTAACAGCCTAGCGTGGCTCTCCTCGACCCTATTAGTGCTCGGGTATCCTGAGCAGTCTGCGACGATCGTCGAGCAGACTGAAACTCTTGCTCGAACGAGGCAACAGAGCTTCACAACCGCATTGGCTCTGGGGAACATAGTCATTTTGGGAATAATCGGGGGCGACGCACGGCGTGCCTTGGCGCACGCCGACGAGGCGATATCACTTAGCGTTGAGCATGAATTCGCCGCGATCGAACGAAGAGCACGCTTTTTCCGTGGGGCGCTATTAGCCCAAGCAGGAGACCTTCAAACCGGAATCGACCTGATGCGCAGCGCCTTAGCGGCAACTTACCGCAATTCTGAACGTGGCCGTCGCACTTTCTACTTGGGCCAACTCGCACTCGCCCATGCCAAGCTCGGAGAGCCGGAAATCGGACTTCGTCTGCTGGACGAAGGCGTTCAGCTCGCCCAAGCAACAGGTGAGAGGTTCTTCGAGGCCGAGTTGTACCGTCTCCGGGGCACGATCAATCTAGAACTCGGCAGGAGGGACCAGGCAGAGGCCGAGCTGCAGCGATCCGTAACAATTGCGCGGCAACAGCAAGCCCGCTGGTGGGAGTTGCGTGCCTCCATTTGTCTCGCTCGGCATTGGATCAACAAAGGCAGATATTTCGAAGCCAGGTCCCTTATCAACCCAGTATACACGTGGTTTACCGAAGGTCGGGACACGCCAGACCTGAAAGACGCCAGAACCCTCGTTGAGGAGTTGAGCTCAGTGTCGGGATTGGAAGGGGAGCCAGACCACGGCAACTGCTAG
- a CDS encoding recombinase family protein produces the protein MAAEYSRELSVRVHAGACRVASLGFKQGGAAVYGLQRELVDENGCSKGILLKRQLKHLQADRVVIQPGPENELRTVAQIFREYVVRRRSRASIVRWLNNQRVPNHRGTPWSEAIIRNILTNEAYIGNSVYNRTAFRLKQVRKKNPPELWVRVTGLYEPIVDKAIFRKAQELLKEQYGRLSNEQLLKKLRETLSINGKLSASIIAATDNMPSAALYAYRFGSLREAFRRVGYVRGITTPSTRDNSLMPSCRGRWKFFSLRLNRVGFPPSLMLTLK, from the coding sequence ATGGCCGCCGAATATTCGAGAGAGCTTTCGGTGCGGGTTCATGCCGGTGCCTGCCGCGTTGCCAGCCTGGGCTTCAAGCAGGGCGGGGCCGCTGTGTATGGCCTTCAACGCGAGTTAGTCGATGAAAATGGGTGCTCGAAGGGCATTTTACTAAAACGCCAGCTCAAACACTTGCAAGCGGATCGGGTAGTGATCCAGCCCGGCCCGGAGAACGAGCTGCGAACAGTCGCCCAGATCTTTCGAGAGTACGTTGTGCGTCGTCGATCGCGGGCGTCCATCGTTCGCTGGCTAAACAACCAACGTGTGCCTAACCATCGAGGAACGCCGTGGTCAGAGGCCATCATCCGCAACATTCTCACTAACGAGGCCTATATTGGTAACAGCGTCTATAATCGCACGGCGTTTCGGCTAAAGCAGGTACGGAAGAAGAATCCCCCAGAGCTATGGGTTCGGGTGACAGGTCTATATGAGCCAATCGTTGACAAGGCGATCTTTCGCAAGGCTCAGGAGCTATTGAAGGAGCAATACGGCAGATTGTCGAATGAGCAGCTACTGAAGAAGTTGCGAGAGACGCTCTCCATCAATGGAAAGCTCAGCGCTTCGATTATTGCCGCTACGGACAATATGCCGAGTGCCGCACTATATGCGTATCGATTCGGAAGCCTGCGAGAAGCCTTTCGCCGTGTCGGCTATGTGCGCGGGATTACGACTCCATCGACGCGCGACAACAGTCTGATGCCGAGTTGTCGAGGCAGGTGGAAATTCTTCTCACTCAGATTAAATCGCGTGGGGTTTCCGCCGTCTTTGATGCTGACACTGAAGTGA
- a CDS encoding IS110 family transposase, with the protein MENYAGIDVSLELSSVCVVDAQGKILKEAKVASEPDALVEFFETLGFAVKRIGLEAGPLSQWLHAGLKSAGFETVLLETRHVKAALSAMTVKTDRKDARGIAQLIRMGWFRPVHAKSVDAQEIRALLIARKQLLGRLIDIELSIRGILRGFGLKVGPLTRRNFEARIRELVAGQSTLERIASAMLSARSALTAEYGRLHRAVLAIVRDDAVCRRLMTVPGVGPLVAVTYKSAIDDPRRIVKSKAAGALFGLTPKKYQSGEKDVTGGITLAGDITVRAVLYEAANVLLSRITRFSILKRWGMDIAKRRGSKRAKVALARKLAVILHRIWVDGTTYRWTDVGSIAA; encoded by the coding sequence GTGGAGAATTATGCCGGAATCGACGTTTCATTGGAACTGTCGAGCGTGTGCGTTGTGGATGCACAGGGTAAAATCCTAAAGGAGGCGAAGGTCGCCAGCGAACCCGACGCCTTAGTCGAATTTTTTGAGACGCTCGGCTTTGCAGTGAAGCGGATCGGGCTGGAGGCAGGGCCGCTGTCGCAATGGCTGCATGCGGGCCTGAAAAGTGCAGGATTCGAAACGGTTCTGCTGGAAACGCGGCACGTGAAGGCCGCACTGTCGGCGATGACGGTCAAGACGGATCGCAAGGATGCCCGCGGGATCGCCCAGTTGATCCGGATGGGATGGTTTCGGCCGGTACACGCAAAGTCGGTTGATGCGCAAGAGATCCGGGCACTCCTGATCGCACGCAAACAGCTTCTCGGGCGGCTGATCGATATTGAATTAAGTATCCGAGGGATTTTGCGCGGCTTCGGGCTCAAGGTTGGCCCGTTGACGCGGAGGAATTTCGAAGCCCGGATCCGAGAGCTGGTTGCTGGTCAGTCGACATTGGAGCGCATTGCCAGTGCGATGCTTTCGGCACGATCGGCCTTGACGGCAGAGTACGGAAGGCTGCACAGGGCTGTGCTGGCAATTGTGCGTGACGACGCAGTCTGCCGCCGGCTTATGACAGTGCCAGGCGTTGGTCCCCTGGTGGCTGTTACCTACAAATCGGCGATTGATGACCCTCGTCGCATCGTAAAGTCGAAGGCGGCAGGCGCACTGTTCGGGCTTACGCCAAAGAAATACCAATCGGGCGAAAAGGACGTCACAGGCGGGATCACGCTGGCCGGCGACATAACGGTGCGCGCGGTGTTGTATGAAGCCGCCAACGTTTTGCTATCGCGCATCACGCGGTTCTCAATACTGAAGCGCTGGGGGATGGACATCGCCAAGCGGCGTGGCTCGAAGCGCGCAAAAGTCGCCCTGGCACGCAAGCTCGCAGTGATCCTGCATCGGATCTGGGTCGACGGCACAACTTATCGATGGACTGACGTCGGCTCGATCGCAGCATAG
- a CDS encoding ParB/RepB/Spo0J family partition protein, with the protein MSAKSVEITPVSGTEVLIPLNKLKKSPKNARKTPHSAVAIEGYAASIAAKGILQNLVVEPELDEEGETTGFYLVTIGEGRRLAQLLRVKRKEIKKTEPIRCIIDTANDPHEISLDENVTRENMHPADQFEAFRKLADERGFGAEEIAARFGVTPHVVRQRLRLGAVSPKLIQLYRDGDLILEQLMAFAITDDQTRQESVYERLPYDRDASTIRRLLIEAHIAATDRRARFVGLDAYIEAGGTILRDLFTEDRGGYLEDVVLLDLLVMARLGREADALRTAEGWKWTEPHLDFPHAHGMRRAYPHPVELSAEDEAALQVAQTEFDQLTEQHQTAEELPDEVDARFGELENQIERFEAKRQAYDPGDVARGGAFVILNHDGIIRIERGFIRPEDDKPHAETGQDGDAQAPDEEVGRGDQATRDGEENEGENEEEDGEQRLSDTLIGDLTAHRTLGLRLNLSEQPDVAIVAVTHALAAQIFYVGANAHVVGIQPVKADLATHAVGIEDTPAGKAWSDRHANWARQMPRDVAKLWEFVTELDHDSRMALFAHCTALTVNAVKLPFDLRPRALAAASSLAGAVALEMTGYWRPTVQSYLGRVTKAGILEAVREGVSEETAERISGMKKVEMAAAAEQLLAATDWLPPLLRTAKTEDQDAAPNKTQGHDFRAQAAE; encoded by the coding sequence ATGTCGGCCAAATCAGTTGAAATCACTCCCGTGAGCGGGACGGAAGTTCTCATTCCGCTCAATAAGCTCAAAAAGTCCCCGAAAAATGCGCGCAAGACGCCGCATAGCGCGGTGGCGATCGAGGGTTATGCGGCGAGTATCGCCGCCAAGGGCATCCTGCAAAATCTGGTGGTTGAGCCCGAGTTGGACGAAGAGGGCGAGACTACAGGGTTTTATTTGGTAACCATCGGCGAGGGCAGGCGGCTTGCCCAGCTGCTGCGGGTGAAGCGGAAGGAGATCAAGAAGACCGAGCCGATCCGCTGCATCATCGACACCGCGAATGACCCCCACGAGATCAGCCTGGACGAGAATGTCACCCGGGAAAACATGCATCCCGCCGACCAGTTCGAGGCGTTCAGGAAGCTTGCGGACGAGCGTGGCTTTGGCGCGGAGGAAATCGCCGCGCGCTTCGGGGTGACGCCGCATGTGGTGCGGCAACGCCTCCGGCTGGGTGCGGTTTCACCAAAATTGATCCAGCTCTATCGCGACGGCGATCTGATCCTTGAGCAGTTGATGGCCTTCGCCATCACCGACGATCAGACGCGGCAGGAAAGCGTTTATGAGCGCCTGCCTTACGATCGCGACGCCAGCACCATCAGACGTCTGCTCATCGAGGCTCACATCGCCGCAACGGATCGCCGCGCGCGGTTTGTCGGGCTCGATGCTTACATCGAGGCGGGCGGTACGATTCTGCGCGACCTCTTCACCGAGGATCGGGGAGGCTATCTGGAAGACGTGGTGCTGCTCGATCTCTTGGTGATGGCACGGCTTGGCCGGGAGGCGGACGCCTTACGGACGGCCGAGGGATGGAAGTGGACCGAACCCCATCTCGACTTCCCGCACGCCCACGGCATGCGTCGCGCCTACCCGCATCCGGTCGAGCTTTCGGCGGAAGATGAGGCCGCTCTTCAGGTCGCTCAAACCGAGTTCGATCAGCTGACCGAACAGCATCAAACGGCCGAGGAACTACCTGATGAGGTGGATGCGCGGTTCGGTGAATTGGAGAACCAGATAGAGCGGTTCGAAGCGAAGCGGCAGGCCTACGATCCCGGCGATGTCGCACGCGGCGGTGCGTTCGTCATTCTCAATCATGACGGCATCATCAGGATCGAACGCGGTTTCATCCGCCCCGAGGACGATAAACCCCATGCCGAGACGGGGCAGGATGGCGACGCTCAGGCTCCAGATGAGGAGGTTGGAAGGGGCGATCAAGCCACCCGCGATGGTGAAGAGAATGAGGGAGAAAACGAGGAGGAAGACGGGGAACAAAGGCTGTCCGATACGCTCATTGGTGACCTCACCGCGCATCGCACTTTGGGGCTGCGCCTCAATTTGAGTGAGCAGCCCGATGTCGCCATCGTGGCCGTCACCCATGCGCTCGCCGCACAGATCTTCTATGTCGGGGCCAATGCCCATGTCGTTGGCATTCAACCGGTGAAGGCGGATTTGGCCACGCATGCGGTCGGAATCGAGGACACTCCGGCCGGGAAAGCTTGGTCTGATCGCCATGCCAATTGGGCGAGGCAAATGCCGCGCGACGTCGCTAAGCTGTGGGAGTTCGTGACCGAACTCGACCACGACAGCCGCATGGCGCTGTTCGCACATTGCACGGCATTGACGGTCAATGCGGTCAAATTGCCATTTGACCTCCGGCCGCGCGCCTTGGCGGCGGCCAGCAGTTTGGCCGGGGCCGTCGCCCTCGAAATGACCGGATATTGGCGGCCGACGGTGCAGAGTTATCTCGGCCGGGTCACCAAGGCTGGCATCCTTGAGGCCGTCCGCGAAGGCGTCAGCGAGGAGACCGCCGAACGCATCTCGGGAATGAAAAAAGTCGAGATGGCAGCTGCCGCCGAGCAGCTGTTGGCGGCAACGGACTGGTTGCCGCCGTTGCTGCGCACGGCCAAGACGGAGGATCAGGACGCCGCGCCCAACAAGACGCAAGGCCATGATTTCCGTGCGCAAGCAGCGGAGTAA
- a CDS encoding DUF736 domain-containing protein, giving the protein MATIGTFTASDNGYTGAIKTLTLNIKAKFTASEKDNDRAPDYRIFAGATEFGAAWKKTVRDSDREYLSVKLDDPSFPAPIYASLVKIEGEEGFSLIWSRRSGD; this is encoded by the coding sequence ATGGCGACCATCGGCACTTTCACCGCTTCGGACAACGGCTACACCGGCGCGATCAAGACGCTGACGCTGAACATCAAGGCCAAGTTCACGGCCTCCGAGAAGGACAACGACAGGGCTCCCGACTACCGGATTTTCGCAGGAGCGACCGAATTCGGCGCCGCCTGGAAGAAGACGGTTCGCGACAGCGACCGCGAATATCTCTCGGTCAAGTTAGATGATCCGAGCTTCCCGGCTCCGATCTACGCCTCGCTGGTCAAGATCGAAGGCGAGGAAGGTTTCAGCCTGATCTGGTCGCGCCGCAGCGGCGACTAA
- a CDS encoding DUF736 family protein, translating to MTAIGFVTRTTHGGFRGQLKFLPICADIDTVRNREKSGDNPADFRIFTQGVEVGSVGF from the coding sequence ATGACGGCTATCGGATTCGTTACCCGCACAACTCACGGCGGTTTCAGGGGCCAGCTCAAATTCCTGCCCATTTGCGCCGACATCGACACCGTGCGGAACCGCGAAAAGTCCGGCGATAACCCAGCAGATTTCCGCATCTTCACCCAAGGGGTTGAGGTCGGATCCGTCGGATTCTGA